Proteins encoded together in one Variovorax paradoxus EPS window:
- a CDS encoding putative bifunctional diguanylate cyclase/phosphodiesterase, which yields MPNKHAQVSPPPDEELKRLPPDEVLSPLIDDWARAGKRLAIVCDIDLDRFAEVNQRLGMAGGNAALVEAARRIKAQLPRESVMARIGGDEFGAVFAGLGFPQCHEVLERILLALAEPWEWRGLTANLGGSLGARLMDSTGPAPEIALRDAQHAAFFAKRAADGKVHYFDAPQAKADAQVVRQRQRIQEGLAQDEFFLEYQPKVDMRRGVVVGAEALIRWRHPERGLLQPIHFVPLLEDEMLAEQVGQWVIGTALRQLYDWREAGLRMSVSVNVSPLHMMRHDFVDRLTEQLAQYPKLGAGALELEILETTAISQFATVARFVEACRALGVAVAIDDFGTGYSSLTYLRQLPVSSVKIDQSFIREMLDSEPDRAIVQGILLLLKALGRTAVAEGVETLAHGEALLAMGCTLAQGYGIAKPMAADLMQRWVAEFERAPPWGRKAPPQGSQAAPTAPGSAPSAPPPQSSGV from the coding sequence TTGCCGAACAAGCACGCTCAGGTTTCCCCGCCGCCGGACGAAGAGCTGAAGCGCCTTCCTCCCGACGAGGTTCTGTCTCCGCTCATCGACGATTGGGCGCGCGCGGGCAAGCGCCTGGCGATCGTCTGCGACATCGACCTCGACCGCTTCGCCGAAGTGAACCAACGCCTGGGCATGGCCGGCGGCAATGCCGCGCTGGTCGAGGCGGCTCGCCGGATCAAGGCCCAACTGCCGCGCGAATCGGTCATGGCGCGCATCGGCGGCGACGAGTTCGGCGCCGTCTTCGCCGGGCTCGGGTTTCCGCAATGCCACGAGGTGCTCGAGCGCATCCTCCTGGCGCTGGCCGAGCCTTGGGAATGGCGCGGTCTCACCGCGAACCTTGGAGGCAGCCTTGGCGCGCGGCTGATGGACAGCACCGGTCCGGCCCCCGAAATCGCGCTGCGCGATGCCCAGCATGCGGCCTTCTTCGCCAAGCGCGCAGCCGACGGCAAGGTGCATTACTTCGACGCGCCGCAGGCCAAGGCCGACGCGCAGGTCGTGCGCCAGCGCCAGCGCATCCAGGAAGGGCTGGCGCAAGACGAGTTCTTTCTCGAATACCAGCCCAAGGTCGACATGCGCCGCGGCGTCGTCGTGGGCGCGGAGGCGCTCATCCGCTGGCGGCATCCGGAGCGCGGGCTGCTGCAGCCCATTCATTTCGTGCCGCTGCTGGAGGATGAAATGCTCGCCGAGCAGGTCGGCCAGTGGGTCATCGGCACCGCGCTTCGGCAGCTCTACGACTGGCGCGAGGCGGGGCTTCGGATGTCGGTGAGCGTCAATGTGAGCCCGCTGCACATGATGCGCCACGACTTCGTCGACCGGCTCACCGAGCAGCTCGCGCAGTATCCGAAGCTCGGCGCCGGCGCGCTGGAACTGGAGATCCTGGAGACCACGGCGATCAGCCAGTTCGCCACGGTCGCCCGCTTCGTGGAGGCCTGCCGCGCGCTCGGCGTGGCGGTGGCCATCGACGACTTCGGCACCGGCTATTCGTCGCTCACCTACCTGCGCCAGTTGCCGGTGTCGTCGGTCAAGATCGACCAGTCCTTCATCCGAGAAATGCTCGACAGCGAGCCCGATCGCGCGATCGTCCAGGGCATCCTGCTGCTGCTGAAGGCGCTCGGGCGCACCGCGGTGGCAGAAGGCGTCGAGACCCTGGCCCACGGCGAGGCCTTGCTCGCCATGGGCTGCACGCTGGCCCAGGGCTACGGCATCGCCAAGCCGATGGCGGCCGATCTGATGCAGCGCTGGGTCGCCGAGTTCGAGCGTGCGCCGCCGTGGGGCCGCAAGGCGCCGCCCCAGGGCTCGCAGGCGGCGCCCACCGCGCCGGGCTCCGCGCCTTCAGCGCCGCCGCCTCAAAGCAGCGGCGTGTAG